The following proteins are encoded in a genomic region of Zea mays cultivar B73 chromosome 9, Zm-B73-REFERENCE-NAM-5.0, whole genome shotgun sequence:
- the LOC100285600 gene encoding uncharacterized protein LOC100285600 — translation MAGEPSAAVASGPESAAEADRLLALAESELSAGRLRAARRHALRAARLYPTSPRAPVVATAANVLLADASSHHAALLLPEPDDPDASPLSASELRRHFKSLVKSLRVGLDAATAAAYPSVAAAAEEALGRATEAYEALTAPAPGTFWTACAGCRLLHEFERKYVGYRLACPSCRRTFIAVEVTPPPEDEPVARRPAPQRLPPAKRPEKMEMTLAEMQLQLVKKRRGAEVPETSSRDLVVAEEEEDAAAEEAEAENNHLDLMPVEDSDFYNFDADRGERCFKRGQLWALYVDADGMPRHYALVDEVQRGTQFRVQIRWLDGEEGKPGKPCGQFNVGRADTVDSVNVFSHLLACERAASEVYRVYPRKASVWALHGGDRAKIKYDIVVILSGYDDRYGASFGYLEKVEGFRSIFTRRDIGSHAVHFLQKGDLGALSHQIPARKVPKGEGSVLPPGDCWELDPASLPPELLCLCIEPPK, via the coding sequence ATGGCCGGCGAACCCAGCGCCGCCGTGGCATCGGGGCCCGAATCCGCGGCCGAGGCCGACCGCCTCCTGGCGCTGGCCGAGTCGGAGCTCTCCGCGGGCAGGCTCCGAGCCGCGCGCAGGCACGCCCTCCGCGCCGCCCGCCTGTACCCGACCTCCCCGCGCGCCCCGGTGGTGGCCACCGCCGCCAACGTGCTCCTCGCCGACGCCTCCTCCCACCACGCCGCGCTGCTGCTGCCCGAACCCGACGACCCCGACGCCTCGCCGCTCTCCGCCTCCGAGCTCCGCCGCCACTTTAAGTCGCTCGTCAAGTCCCTCCGCGTAGGCCTCGACGCCGCCACCGCAGCCGCCTACCcctccgtcgccgccgccgctgagGAGGCACTCGGCCGCGCCACCGAGGCCTACGAGGCGCTCACCGCCCCTGCCCCTGGGACCTTCTGGACCGCCTGCGCCGGGTGCCGCCTCCTCCACGAGTTCGAGCGCAAGTATGTGGGATACCGCCTCGCCTGCCCATCCTGCCGCCGTACCTTCATCGCCGTGGAGGTCACACCTCCGCCGGAGGACGAACCCGTTGCCCGTAGGCCTGCGCCTCAGCGGCTGCCACCGGCCAAGAGGCCGGAGAAGATGGAGATGACGCTCGCCGAGATGCAGCTCCAGCTCGTCAAGAAGCGGAGGGGCGCAGAGGTTCCGGAGACCTCTTCCCGAGACTtggtggtggcggaggaggaggaggacgccgCCGCCGAGGAGGCTGAGGCGGAGAACAACCATTTAGACCTGATGCCCGTGGAGGACTCCGACTTCTACAACTTCGACGCCGACCGTGGCGAGAGGTGCTTCAAGAGAGGCCAGCTGTGGGCTCTGTACGTCGACGCCGATGGCATGCCGCGGCACTATGCGCTGGTGGATGAGGTGCAGCGAGGCACCCAGTTCAGGGTGCAGATACGGTGGCTCGATGGCGAGGAGGGGAAGCCGGGGAAGCCATGCGGTCAGTTCAATGTTGGGAGAGCAGACACCGTGGATTCGGTGAACGTCTTCTCCCACCTTCTGGCCTGCGAGAGGGCAGCGAGCGAGGTGTACCGGGTTTATCCCAGGAAGGCCTCGGTTTGGGCGCTCCATGGTGGCGACAGGGCGAAGATAAAGTATGACATCGTGGTGATCCTCAGTGGTTACGATGATCGGTATGGTGCCAGCTTCGGGTACCTGGAGAAGGTGGAGGGCTTCAGGAGCATCTTCACACGCCGGGACATCGGAAGCCATGCTGTCCACTTCCTTCAGAAGGGTGATCTTGGGGCGCTTTCGCATCAGATACCAGCCAGGAAAGTGCCCAAGGGCGAGGGATCGGTCCTGCCTCCCGGGGATTGCTGGGAACTTGATCCTGCATCGTTGCCTCCCGAGTTGCTGTGCCTGTGCATCGAACCACCGAAATGA